From Salvia splendens isolate huo1 chromosome 16, SspV2, whole genome shotgun sequence, a single genomic window includes:
- the LOC121770589 gene encoding plasma membrane ATPase 1-like produces the protein MAEKDDAMEALKREAVDLENIPIEEVFENLRCTKEGLSTEDVNRRLEIFGQNKLEEKEESKFLKFLGFMWNPLSWVMEAAAIMAIALANGGGKPPDWQDFVGIIVLLVINSTISFVEENNAGNAAAALMARLAPKAKVLRDGRWNEEDAAILVPGDVVSIKLGDIIPADARLLDGDPLKIDQSALTGESLPVTKGPGDGVYSGSTVKQGEIEAVVIATGVHTFFGKAAHLVDSTNQVGHFQKVLTAIGNFCICSIAVGMIIEIIVMYPIQHRPYRPGIDNLLVLLIGGIPIAMPTVLSVTMAIGSHRLSQQGAITKRMTAIEEMAGMDVLCSDKTGTLTLNKLSVDKNIIEVFTKGVDPDTVVLMAARASRLENQDAIDAAIVGMLADPKEARAGIQEVHFLPFNPTDKRTALTYIDNEGKMHRVSKGAPEQILNLAYNRSEIERRVHSVIDKFAERGLRSLAVAYQEVPEGRKESPGGPWKFIGLLPLFDPPRHDSAETIRRALNLGVNVKMITGDQLAIGKETGRRLGMGTNMYPSSALLGNDKDESIIALPVDELIEKADGFAGVFPEHKYEIVKRLQARKHICGMTGDGVNDAPALKKADIGIAVADATDAARSASDIVLTEPGLSVIISAVLTSRAIFQRMKNYTIYAVSITIRIVLGFMLLALIWKFDFPPFMVLIIAILNDGTIMTISKDRVKPSPLPDSWKLAEIFTTGIVLGGYLAMMTVIFFWAVYDTDFFPRTFGVSSLEIPADRIMSLDLKKKLASAIYLQVSIVSQALIFVTRSRNWSFIERPGLLLMGAFLIAQLIATLIAVYANWNFAEIEGIGWGWAGVIWLYNIVFYFPLDLIKFFIRYALSGRAWDLVIEQRIAFTRKKDFGKEDRELKWAQAQRTLHGLHPPQTEFSERSNHTELNRIAEEAKRRAEMARLRELHTLKGHVESVIKMKNLDIDTIQQSYTV, from the exons ATGGCGGAGAAGGATGATGCTATGGAGGCTCTCAAGAGAGAAGCAGttgatttg GAAAATATACCGATAGAAGAGGTGTTTGAGAATCTGAGGTGCACGAAGGAGGGGCTTTCAACGGAGGATGTTAACCGGAGGCTTGAAATTTTTGGTCAAAACAAACTCGAGGAGAAGGAG GAGAGTAAGTTTCTGAAATTTTTAGGATTCATGTGGAATCCTCTTTCGTGGGTGATGGAAGCTGCGGCAATCATGGCCATCGCTCTCGCTAATGGAGGA GGGAAGCCGCCGGATTGGCAGGACTTCGTTGGGATCATTGTACTTCTCGTTATCAACTCGACCATCagttttgtagaggagaataatGCTGGTAATGCTGCGGCCGCCCTCATGGCACGGCTTGCTCCCAAAGCAAAG GTTCTTAGAGACGGGCGTTGGAACGAGGAAGATGCTGCCATTCTTGTCCCTGGTGATGTAGTTAGTATAAAGCTGGGGGATATCATTCCAGCTGATGCTCGTCTCCTTGACGGTGATCCTCTCAAGATAGACCAG TCTGCTTTAACTGGGGAGTCCCTGCCCGTGACGAAAGGCCCTGGAGATGGTGTGTACTCAGGGTCTACTGTCAAACAAGGTGAGATTGAGGCTGTGGTGATTGCAACTGGTGTCCATACCTTCTTTGGCAAAGCTGCTCATCTCGTAGACTCCACTAATCAAGTCGGTCATTTTCAGAAG GTGTTGACCGCAATTGGAAACTTCTGCATTTGTTCTATTGCGGTCGGAATGATCATTGAGATCATTGTAATGTATCCAATTCAACACCGACCTTATCGTCCAGGTATTGATAACCTGCTTGTGCTTCTCATTGGAGGGATCCCCATTGCGATGCCAACAGTGTTATCTGTTACGATGGCGATTGGTTCACACCGTTTGTCCCAACAG GGGGCTATCACTAAGAGGATGACAGCGATTGAAGAAATGGCTGGAATGGATGTCCTCTGCAGTGACAAAACTGGAACGCTGACACTGAACAAACTATCTGTTGACAAAAACATTATTGAG GTCTTCACTAAAGGAGTGGATCCAGATACTGTTGTTTTAATGGCTGCCAGAGCCTCTCGGCTGGAAAACCAAGATGCTATTGATGCTGCAATAGTGGGAATGTTGGCTGACCCTAAGGAG GCAAGGGCTGGTATTCAAGAGGTTCATTTCTTACCATTCAATCCGACTGACAAGCGTACAGCTTTGACTTACATAGATAACGAAGGAAAAATGCATAGAGTCAGCAAAGGTGCCCCTGAACAG ATACTAAACCTGGCATACAATAGATCTGAGATCGAGCGAAGAGTGCATTCTGTCATTGACAAGTTCGCAGAGCGTGGGCTACGATCACTTGCTGTGGCATACCAG GAAGTTCCCGAGGGAAGAAAGGAGAGCCCTGGAGGTCCATGGAAGTTTATAGGACTCCTGCCTCTGTTTGATCCTCCTAGGCATGACAGTGCAGAGACTATTAGAAGGGCTCTGAATTTAGGTGTAAATGTTAAAATGATTACAG GTGATCAGCTAGCAATAGGGAAGGAAACAGGACGCCGTTTGGGAATGGGAACAAACATGTACCCTTCTTCTGCTTTATTAGGAAATGACAAAGATGAGTCTATCATTGCTTTGCCGGTTGATGAGCTGATTGAAAAGGCTGACGGTTTTGCTGGTGTTTTCCCTG AGCACAAGTATGAAATTGTCAAGCGTCTACAAGCTCGGAAGCACATATGTGGGATGACTGGTGATGGTGTGAATGATGCCCCGGCGCTTAAGAAGGCTGATATCGGGATCGCTGTAGCTGATGCCACTGACGCTGCTAGAAGCGCATCCGATATTGTACTTACAGAACCTGGTCTAAGTGTTATAATCAGTGCTGTGCTTACCAGTCGAGCTATCTTCCAGAGGATGAAAAATTACACT ATCTACGCAGTTTCCATCACAATCCGTATTGTG CTTGGCTTTATGTTACTTGCTCTCATATGGAAATTTGACTTCCCGCCATTTATGGTTCTGATCATCGCCATACTAAATGATG GTACTATCATGACAATATCGAAGGATAGGGTGAAACCGTCTCCTTTACCGGACAGCTGGAAACTAGCCGAGATTTTCACAACTGGAATTGTTCTAGGTGGCTACTTAGCAATGATGACAGTGATCTTCTTCTGGGCAGTTTATGATACAGACTTCTTTCCA AGGACTTTTGGAGTCTCGTCGCTTGAGATACCAGCGGACCGTATCATGAGTCTCGACTTGAAAAAGAAGCTTGCCTCAGCTATATACTTGCAAGTGAGTATAGTCAGCCAGGCTCTCATCTTCGTGACAAGATCCAGAAACTGGTCTTTTATCGAGCGCCCGGGACTTCTACTGATGGGGGCTTTCCTGATTGCTCAGCTT ATTGCGACTCTGATCGCGGTTTATGCAAACTGGAACTTCGCTGAGATAGAGGGTATAGGGTGGGGTTGGGCCGGCGTGATATGGCTCTACAATATCGTGTTCTACTTCCCGCTGGATTTGATCAAGTTCTTCATCCGATATGCTTTAAGTGGAAGGGCTTGGGATCTTGTGATTGAGCAAAGG ATTGCATTCACTAGGAAAAAGGATTTTGGAAAGGAAGACCGCGAACTGAAGTGGGCGCAGGCGCAGAGGACCCTGCATGGGCTCCATCCGCCACAGACAGAATTCAGCGAACGCAGCAATCACACAGAACTCAACCGGATAGCTGAAGAGGCGAAACGACGAGCAGAGATGGCAAGGCTGAGAGAGCTGCATACACTGAAAGGACATGTTGAGTCAGTGATAAAGATGAAGAATCTGGACATTGACACAATTCAACAATCGTACACGGTTTGA
- the LOC121770590 gene encoding protein arginine methyltransferase NDUFAF7 homolog, mitochondrial-like isoform X1, whose protein sequence is MLRRALLRPSALRRLLPPSPSYSPSPLSLAPVRQCSSSSSSHIPHSHSVEQLEDTLPPPPSATISIDRSNLYNPTEHSHEPSADSELVKHLKNVIKFRGGPITVAEYMEEVLTNPKSGYYMNRDVFGKGGDFITSPEVSQMFGEMIGVWAVCLWEQMGQPDRINLVELGPGRGTLMADLLRGASKFKNFTASLALHLVECSPALQKLQYQKLKCTTEETVDGDSGTRHISTLAGNPVSWHAMLEQVPTGLPTIVIAHEFYDALPVHQFQKASRGWCEKMVDVTENSSFRFVLSPQPTPAALYLAQRCKWSRAEEFAKLSQIEVCPKAIDLTQEIANRISVDGGGALMIDYGLNGVIADSLQAIRKHKFVDILDNPGSADLSAYVDFEAIRHSAEEIPNVSVHGPITQSEFLGSLGINFRAEALLQNCNEEQAESLRTGYWRLVGEGEAPFWEGADEQTPIGMGTRYLAMAIVNKKQGVPAPYQE, encoded by the exons ATGTTGAGAAGAGCGCTGCTCCGGCCTTCCGCCCTCCGCCGCCTCTTGCCGCCGTCTCCTTCCTATTCTCCCTCTCCGCTCTCGCTCGCACCCGTCCGACAATGCTCCTCTTCTTCATCCTCCCACATTCCACATAGTCATTCCGTCGAACAGTTGGAGGATACCCTTCCGCCGCCGCCCTCCGCCACCATCTCCATCGATCGCTCCAATTTGTACAATCCGACTG AGCATTCACACGAACCCTCGGCCGACTCGGAGCTAGTTAAGCACCTCAAGAACGTAATCAAG TTCAGAGGTGGCCCGATTACAGTTGCTGAGTACATGGAGGAAGTATTAACGAATCCGAAATCCGGGTATTACATGAATCGCGATGTTTTTGGCAAGGGAGGCGATTTCATTACGTCGCCGGAAGTCAGCCAGATGTTCGGAGAG ATGATTGGTGTCTGGGCAGTGTGCCTTTGGGAGCAAATGGGGCAGCCTGATAGGATCAACTTAGTCGAGCTTGGACCCGGCAGAGGAACTCTGATGGCTGATCTTCTTCGT GGTGCATCAAAGTTCAAGAACTTTACGGCTTCTTTGGCACTACATTTGGTTGAATGTAGCCCAGCACTACAGAAACTCCAGTATCAGAAATTGAAGTGCACGACAGAAGAAACTGTTGATGGAGATTCTGGTACGAGGCATATTAGCACGTTGGCAGGGAACCCTGTATCGTGGCATGCAATGCTTGAGCAGGTTCCTACAGGAT tgCCTACAATTGTCATCGCCCATGAGTTCTATGATGCTTTGCCAGTGCACCAATTTCAG AAAGCTTCTCGTGGTTGGTGTGAGAAGATGGTTGATGTTACTGAAAATTCTTC GTTCCGTTTTGTTTTATCTCCACAACCGACACCTGCAGCTCTCTATCTTGCACAGCGCTGCAAGTGGTCTAGGGCTGAAGAATTTGCTAAGCTTAGTCAAATTGAGGTTTGCCCCAAAGCAATTGATTTAACACAAGAAATTGCCAACAGAATTTCTGTGGATGGTGGTGGAGCTCTCATGATTGATTATGGCCTCAATGGAGTAATCGCAGACAGTCTACAG GCAATTCGGAAGCATAAGTTCGTTGACATACTGGATAATCCAGGCAGTGCTGATCTCAGTGCATACGTTGATTTCGAAGCAATCAGGCATTCTGCTGAGGAAATTCCTA ATGTGTCTGTCCACGGTCCAATAACTCAGTCCGAGTTTCTTGGTTCTCTGGGAATAAACTTTCGGGCCGAAGCCCTGTTGCAGAACTGCAATGAAGAACAGGCTGAATCTCTCAGGACGGGATATTGGCGTTTAGTTGGGGAAGGCGAAGCTCCATTCTGGGAGGGTGCGGACGAGCAAACGCCTATTGGAATGGGAACACGTTATTTAGCAATGGCAATCGTCAACAAGAAGCAAGGCGTTCCGGCTCCATATCAGGAGTAG
- the LOC121770590 gene encoding protein arginine methyltransferase NDUFAF7 homolog, mitochondrial-like isoform X2 codes for MEEVLTNPKSGYYMNRDVFGKGGDFITSPEVSQMFGEMIGVWAVCLWEQMGQPDRINLVELGPGRGTLMADLLRGASKFKNFTASLALHLVECSPALQKLQYQKLKCTTEETVDGDSGTRHISTLAGNPVSWHAMLEQVPTGLPTIVIAHEFYDALPVHQFQKASRGWCEKMVDVTENSSFRFVLSPQPTPAALYLAQRCKWSRAEEFAKLSQIEVCPKAIDLTQEIANRISVDGGGALMIDYGLNGVIADSLQAIRKHKFVDILDNPGSADLSAYVDFEAIRHSAEEIPNVSVHGPITQSEFLGSLGINFRAEALLQNCNEEQAESLRTGYWRLVGEGEAPFWEGADEQTPIGMGTRYLAMAIVNKKQGVPAPYQE; via the exons ATGGAGGAAGTATTAACGAATCCGAAATCCGGGTATTACATGAATCGCGATGTTTTTGGCAAGGGAGGCGATTTCATTACGTCGCCGGAAGTCAGCCAGATGTTCGGAGAG ATGATTGGTGTCTGGGCAGTGTGCCTTTGGGAGCAAATGGGGCAGCCTGATAGGATCAACTTAGTCGAGCTTGGACCCGGCAGAGGAACTCTGATGGCTGATCTTCTTCGT GGTGCATCAAAGTTCAAGAACTTTACGGCTTCTTTGGCACTACATTTGGTTGAATGTAGCCCAGCACTACAGAAACTCCAGTATCAGAAATTGAAGTGCACGACAGAAGAAACTGTTGATGGAGATTCTGGTACGAGGCATATTAGCACGTTGGCAGGGAACCCTGTATCGTGGCATGCAATGCTTGAGCAGGTTCCTACAGGAT tgCCTACAATTGTCATCGCCCATGAGTTCTATGATGCTTTGCCAGTGCACCAATTTCAG AAAGCTTCTCGTGGTTGGTGTGAGAAGATGGTTGATGTTACTGAAAATTCTTC GTTCCGTTTTGTTTTATCTCCACAACCGACACCTGCAGCTCTCTATCTTGCACAGCGCTGCAAGTGGTCTAGGGCTGAAGAATTTGCTAAGCTTAGTCAAATTGAGGTTTGCCCCAAAGCAATTGATTTAACACAAGAAATTGCCAACAGAATTTCTGTGGATGGTGGTGGAGCTCTCATGATTGATTATGGCCTCAATGGAGTAATCGCAGACAGTCTACAG GCAATTCGGAAGCATAAGTTCGTTGACATACTGGATAATCCAGGCAGTGCTGATCTCAGTGCATACGTTGATTTCGAAGCAATCAGGCATTCTGCTGAGGAAATTCCTA ATGTGTCTGTCCACGGTCCAATAACTCAGTCCGAGTTTCTTGGTTCTCTGGGAATAAACTTTCGGGCCGAAGCCCTGTTGCAGAACTGCAATGAAGAACAGGCTGAATCTCTCAGGACGGGATATTGGCGTTTAGTTGGGGAAGGCGAAGCTCCATTCTGGGAGGGTGCGGACGAGCAAACGCCTATTGGAATGGGAACACGTTATTTAGCAATGGCAATCGTCAACAAGAAGCAAGGCGTTCCGGCTCCATATCAGGAGTAG